In Paeniglutamicibacter kerguelensis, one genomic interval encodes:
- a CDS encoding MFS transporter, protein MAGVRSSATVKLGGAQAWLVWVLATSFVVWLFAIQTGYAVVSPEIQATAGLSIVQVGLAASIYTWVFAIVQFFSGALLDRFGSRPLLACAVGLVTIGAFLYASTTTFATLATAQCVLAIGASFGFVGAGYIGGTWFPAARYGLMFGLVQAFASLGSAVGQPLILAALNALDWQQLLLAFATFGVLLTALFIVFVRDAAPHRPGQTGGHVVGDILGELGRCFSNTRVVLAAVIAGASFGTMLAVGTLWGPRLMQARGLDAAFATVLTAIAWLGLAVGAPLVNIVSNRWHSRKWPAIVALALQGAAITLVIYLPSAGNGAAIGLMFAVGLFSGVQMLGFTIAGESVTSGLIGSASAIVNGVCFIVGGLLISIPSALLPEVPDLGAYQAVLWLMPVVILCGVLGAAALREPRLPLSPQPEGSPSHA, encoded by the coding sequence ATGGCTGGAGTGCGGTCTTCCGCGACGGTGAAACTTGGCGGTGCGCAGGCGTGGCTGGTGTGGGTGCTGGCGACTTCCTTCGTGGTGTGGTTGTTTGCCATCCAGACGGGGTACGCCGTGGTCTCGCCCGAGATCCAAGCCACCGCCGGGCTGTCGATCGTGCAGGTCGGGTTGGCGGCGTCGATCTATACGTGGGTGTTCGCGATCGTGCAGTTCTTTTCCGGCGCCCTCCTTGATCGTTTCGGCAGCCGGCCGCTGCTGGCTTGTGCGGTGGGGTTGGTGACGATCGGCGCGTTCCTCTACGCCTCCACCACCACGTTTGCCACCCTTGCTACCGCCCAATGCGTGCTCGCCATCGGTGCGTCGTTCGGGTTCGTGGGTGCGGGTTACATCGGCGGCACCTGGTTCCCGGCAGCCCGCTACGGCCTCATGTTCGGCCTGGTGCAGGCGTTCGCTTCCCTTGGTTCCGCCGTCGGGCAGCCACTGATCCTCGCCGCACTCAACGCGCTCGACTGGCAGCAACTCCTTCTCGCTTTCGCGACCTTCGGGGTGCTGCTCACTGCCCTGTTCATCGTGTTCGTGCGGGACGCCGCCCCACACCGGCCGGGGCAGACCGGCGGGCACGTTGTCGGCGACATACTTGGCGAACTCGGCCGCTGCTTCTCGAACACACGGGTGGTGCTTGCCGCGGTGATCGCCGGGGCGTCGTTCGGGACCATGCTCGCCGTCGGGACTCTGTGGGGTCCGCGACTCATGCAAGCGCGTGGCCTGGATGCCGCCTTCGCGACGGTGCTGACGGCGATCGCGTGGCTCGGCCTCGCGGTCGGGGCGCCGCTGGTGAACATCGTTTCGAACCGGTGGCACAGCCGCAAATGGCCTGCCATTGTCGCGCTGGCCCTGCAGGGCGCTGCGATCACCCTGGTGATCTACCTGCCCAGCGCCGGCAACGGCGCGGCGATCGGCCTGATGTTCGCCGTCGGGTTGTTCTCCGGCGTGCAGATGCTCGGATTCACCATCGCCGGCGAGTCCGTCACCAGCGGCCTGATCGGCAGTGCCTCCGCCATCGTCAACGGGGTCTGTTTCATTGTTGGAGGACTCCTCATCTCGATCCCGAGCGCGCTGCTCCCGGAGGTTCCGGACCTCGGCGCGTACCAGGCGGTGCTGTGGTTGATGCCCGTTGTCATCCTGTGCGGTGTCCTCGGCGCCGCCGCACTTCGCGAACCACGCCTTCCACTGTCGCCGCAACCAGAAGGGTCACCCTCACATGCATGA